The Paenibacillus sp. RUD330 genome has a segment encoding these proteins:
- a CDS encoding gluconate 2-dehydrogenase subunit 3 family protein: MDTDQQGSGADRKDPVQEPSRRRFLIRSGYALGGLVVGGAVGALINRKPKAEANTGKEGEGTAAKVPGNFNRALMFFTQSQFAIVQAAMERIYPEDDHGPGAASLGSAFFIDHQLAGDYGFNSRDYMSPPFYAGEKVQGYQGRLFRRDMYLIGLQEMDNYSQTKYQKGFASLDPAQQDEVLAAFQADEVKLTTISASGFFNMLRANTIEGAYSDPLYGGNADMAGWKMRNYPGNQMSYTSIIEKDFTKIAPQSLQEHMATH, encoded by the coding sequence ATGGACACAGACCAGCAAGGCTCCGGCGCGGACCGGAAGGATCCCGTACAGGAGCCGTCAAGAAGGCGGTTTCTCATTCGTTCCGGGTATGCGCTTGGAGGACTTGTCGTCGGGGGAGCCGTAGGCGCCCTCATTAACCGCAAGCCGAAGGCAGAGGCGAACACGGGCAAGGAAGGGGAAGGAACCGCCGCCAAGGTTCCCGGCAACTTCAACCGCGCGCTCATGTTCTTCACCCAGTCCCAGTTCGCGATCGTGCAGGCCGCCATGGAGCGGATCTATCCCGAGGACGACCATGGGCCCGGGGCCGCTTCGCTGGGCTCCGCCTTCTTCATCGATCACCAGCTCGCAGGGGATTACGGCTTCAACTCCCGCGACTACATGTCCCCGCCATTCTATGCGGGCGAAAAGGTCCAGGGCTACCAGGGCAGGCTGTTCCGGCGGGACATGTATCTCATCGGGCTGCAGGAGATGGACAATTACAGCCAGACGAAATACCAGAAGGGCTTCGCCTCGCTCGATCCTGCGCAGCAGGACGAGGTGCTGGCCGCGTTCCAGGCCGACGAGGTGAAGCTGACCACGATCTCGGCCAGCGGCTTCTTCAATATGCTGCGCGCGAACACGATCGAGGGCGCCTACAGCGATCCGCTGTACGGCGGCAACGCCGACATGGCCGGCTGGAAGATGAGGAACTACCCGGGCAACCAGATGAGCTACACCAGCATCATCGAGAAGGATTTCACGAAGATCGCTCCGCAAAGCCTGCAGGAGCATATGGCGACCCATTAG
- a CDS encoding MerR family transcriptional regulator translates to MLKVKEAAELAGISVRTLHHYDEIGLLHPEEATESGYRLYSDRDLAMLQQILFFRELGFPLKQIKSILQDPGFSEAEALRLHRDMLLEKRRRLDAMIRTVDKTLRHAEGEMKMSGKERFEGFDFSSNPYEKEVRERWGDRKVDEAEAAAKGMTGQDLEAFNGVYRRLADVRHLQPDSAPAQEAIGEWCRMLQTFGSYTPEMLRGLGRMYVDDARFTANIDKFGDGLAVFMRNAMAVYADRAGEAEAGGNEME, encoded by the coding sequence ATGCTCAAGGTGAAGGAAGCGGCGGAGCTGGCCGGCATCAGCGTGCGCACGCTGCATCATTACGACGAGATCGGCCTGCTTCATCCGGAGGAGGCGACGGAGTCCGGCTACCGTCTGTATTCCGACCGCGATCTCGCCATGCTCCAGCAGATCCTGTTTTTTCGCGAGCTCGGATTCCCTTTGAAGCAGATCAAGTCCATCCTCCAGGATCCGGGCTTCTCGGAAGCCGAAGCGCTGCGGCTGCACCGGGATATGCTGCTGGAGAAGCGGAGGAGGCTCGATGCCATGATCCGCACCGTCGACAAGACGCTGCGGCATGCCGAAGGAGAGATGAAGATGAGCGGCAAGGAAAGGTTTGAAGGATTCGATTTTTCGTCCAATCCCTACGAGAAGGAAGTGCGCGAGCGCTGGGGAGACCGGAAGGTGGACGAAGCGGAGGCGGCAGCGAAGGGCATGACCGGGCAGGACCTGGAAGCCTTCAACGGCGTTTATCGCCGGCTGGCGGATGTTCGGCATCTGCAGCCTGATTCGGCCCCGGCGCAGGAGGCGATCGGGGAGTGGTGCCGCATGCTGCAGACGTTCGGCTCGTACACGCCGGAGATGCTCCGGGGACTCGGCCGGATGTACGTCGACGATGCGCGGTTCACAGCCAACATCGACAAGTTCGGCGATGGTCTGGCTGTCTTCATGCGCAACGCGATGGCTGTGTATGCGGATCGAGCCGGGGAAGCGGAAGCCGGAGGGAATGAAATGGAATAA
- a CDS encoding PCYCGC domain-containing protein, which translates to MMALGGRIRRITLLGSLSLLLLTAACGSGEADKAAQSGGEGHAGHGDGEVHTVSGDLQETTASAETMPKFLDGQPEQVRLVYQAAGQATELLSGMPCYCGCMESSAGHKSNMNCFVHEVKEDGSVVWDDHGTRCGVCLQIAAQSIGMLAEGKTPEQIRESIEAQYKAS; encoded by the coding sequence ATGATGGCGTTAGGCGGAAGGATTCGAAGAATCACGCTGCTCGGCTCCCTGTCCCTGCTGCTGCTGACCGCTGCTTGCGGCAGCGGAGAAGCGGACAAGGCCGCGCAATCCGGCGGAGAAGGCCATGCCGGGCATGGGGACGGCGAAGTCCACACGGTCAGCGGCGATCTGCAGGAGACGACCGCATCGGCAGAGACGATGCCGAAGTTCCTGGACGGCCAGCCGGAGCAGGTGCGGCTCGTCTATCAGGCTGCCGGCCAGGCGACCGAGCTGCTGTCGGGCATGCCGTGTTATTGCGGCTGCATGGAAAGCTCCGCCGGACATAAGAGCAACATGAACTGCTTCGTCCATGAGGTCAAGGAGGACGGCTCCGTCGTCTGGGACGACCACGGCACCCGCTGCGGCGTCTGCCTGCAGATCGCGGCCCAGTCCATCGGCATGCTTGCCGAAGGCAAGACTCCCGAACAGATCCGCGAGTCTATCGAAGCGCAGTACAAGGCTTCCTGA
- a CDS encoding YjgB family protein yields MNMQWTKKTAFAVLAAGVLASAGSALPFSSAHAAASTAAVSAHDQAAAKLNSFYKPALKGQFPDFNSFTVGKTTRQTVVKTIGAPMVPMKDSDGFDVYTADMGHPGYAFNYKLGKIREMRYFGTNVERQTNIGSITVKLLVQQWGAPDASVIFKTGKTQQKKISYVRGDYQLDFIFNNINGTDCAHINLKAKTLK; encoded by the coding sequence ATGAACATGCAATGGACGAAAAAAACCGCCTTCGCCGTTCTCGCCGCCGGGGTTCTGGCCAGCGCCGGATCCGCTCTGCCCTTCTCATCCGCCCATGCGGCTGCTTCCACCGCTGCCGTATCGGCGCATGACCAGGCCGCTGCCAAGCTGAACAGCTTTTATAAACCGGCTCTCAAGGGCCAGTTCCCTGATTTCAATTCCTTCACGGTCGGAAAGACCACCCGCCAGACCGTCGTCAAGACGATCGGAGCGCCAATGGTGCCGATGAAGGACTCGGACGGGTTCGACGTGTATACGGCGGACATGGGACATCCCGGCTACGCCTTCAACTACAAGCTGGGCAAAATCCGCGAGATGCGCTACTTCGGCACGAACGTGGAGCGCCAGACGAATATCGGGAGCATAACGGTCAAGCTGCTCGTGCAGCAGTGGGGAGCGCCGGACGCATCCGTCATTTTCAAGACGGGCAAGACGCAGCAGAAGAAGATCAGCTACGTGCGCGGGGATTACCAGCTCGACTTCATCTTCAACAACATCAACGGAACCGACTGCGCGCATATCAACCTGAAGGCCAAAACGTTGAAATAA
- a CDS encoding glycosyl hydrolase family 8 has product MGIKGMAKGKFQPKMKALISMGLCVVMLPAGIAFGAGESRPFPQHAAYTAGTIKPSNVTQSAMDSSVQSKWSAWKSNYLKTAGSGKYYVKYNDAGETVSEAHGYGMLLTVLMAGADSGAKTYFDGLYAYYKAHPSVNNSALMAWKQNSSFQNVEGPDSATDGDMDIAYSLLLADRQWGSSGTINYLSAAKSVINAIMQSDVNQSRWTLRLGDWATSGTEATATRPSDFMLNHLKAFKAATGDTRWDQVADQTYSIINAIFANNSSTTGLLPDFVVYSGGTYKPAPANFLESDQDGNYNYNSCRTPWRIATDYLLSGDSRALSQLKKMNSWIKSKTSSNPSSIKDGYTLTGGVAGSYNSGAFYAPFGVSAMTDSSNQAWLNSVWTKTAGSSAEGYYEDSIKLFSMIVMSGNWWTY; this is encoded by the coding sequence ATGGGAATCAAAGGGATGGCAAAAGGAAAGTTCCAACCGAAAATGAAAGCGCTTATCTCCATGGGGCTGTGCGTCGTCATGCTGCCGGCAGGAATCGCCTTCGGCGCCGGGGAAAGCCGGCCGTTCCCGCAGCATGCCGCCTATACGGCGGGCACCATCAAGCCGAGCAACGTCACGCAGAGCGCCATGGACAGCTCCGTCCAGAGCAAGTGGAGCGCCTGGAAGAGCAATTACCTGAAGACGGCGGGCAGCGGCAAGTATTACGTGAAATACAACGATGCCGGGGAAACGGTATCCGAGGCCCATGGCTACGGCATGCTCCTGACGGTGCTCATGGCGGGAGCGGACAGCGGCGCCAAAACGTATTTTGACGGCCTGTACGCCTATTACAAAGCCCATCCGAGCGTGAACAATTCCGCGCTCATGGCATGGAAGCAGAACAGCAGCTTCCAGAACGTCGAAGGCCCGGATTCCGCCACGGACGGAGACATGGACATCGCCTACTCGCTGCTGCTGGCCGACCGCCAGTGGGGCAGCTCGGGCACGATCAACTATCTCTCCGCGGCCAAGTCGGTCATCAATGCGATCATGCAGAGCGACGTGAACCAGTCCCGCTGGACGCTGCGCCTCGGCGACTGGGCGACGAGCGGCACGGAGGCGACGGCGACGCGCCCTTCCGACTTCATGCTGAACCATCTCAAGGCGTTCAAGGCCGCGACGGGCGATACCCGCTGGGATCAGGTGGCGGACCAGACTTATTCCATCATCAATGCGATTTTCGCGAACAACAGCTCCACGACGGGCTTGCTGCCCGACTTTGTCGTCTACTCCGGCGGCACCTACAAGCCGGCTCCGGCGAACTTCCTGGAGAGCGACCAGGACGGCAATTACAACTACAACTCCTGCCGGACGCCATGGCGGATCGCGACCGACTATCTTCTGAGCGGCGACAGCCGGGCGCTGAGCCAGCTCAAGAAAATGAACAGCTGGATCAAGTCGAAGACGTCGAGCAATCCATCCTCCATCAAGGATGGATACACGCTGACGGGCGGAGTTGCCGGAAGCTACAACAGCGGCGCGTTCTACGCCCCGTTCGGCGTGAGCGCCATGACCGACTCCTCCAATCAGGCCTGGCTGAACTCGGTCTGGACCAAGACGGCGGGCAGCTCGGCCGAAGGCTACTATGAAGACAGCATCAAGCTGTTCTCCATGATCGTCATGTCGGGCAACTGGTGGACGTACTGA
- a CDS encoding LacI family DNA-binding transcriptional regulator encodes MKASIYDVAKKSGLSVVTVSRVLNHDPSVREKNREKVLQVMRELDYRPKAAARSLAKGKTSLIGMKLSTLDDSFFDAVVKVISERLAERGYFLTLSVSTDKEPAGSPLLFQEEHVDGVILLSPMREEEDRKELEKRGIPYVMVDHQHPAPAVPAIVVDNYAGALMATNHLIGLGHREIAHIAGPELFLSSRERERGFRQAMLEAGLEPFSVEPGQFQISSGLEAADRWISAGRLPTAVFAADDYTALGMMDAFKTAGIRIPQDVSVVGFDDQIIASQFRPKLTTVRQPAEEIGRRAVELLLASLGGGRAEQLELKPELVVRESTSPPTGG; translated from the coding sequence ATGAAAGCAAGCATTTACGATGTCGCCAAAAAATCCGGACTCTCGGTCGTCACCGTCTCCCGCGTCCTCAACCATGATCCTTCCGTGCGGGAGAAAAACCGGGAGAAGGTGCTGCAGGTCATGCGGGAGCTGGACTACCGGCCCAAGGCGGCCGCGCGCAGCCTGGCCAAAGGCAAAACGAGCCTGATCGGAATGAAGCTCTCGACGCTGGACGATTCCTTCTTCGACGCCGTCGTGAAGGTCATCAGCGAGAGGCTTGCCGAACGCGGCTACTTCCTCACCTTGTCCGTCTCGACGGACAAGGAGCCGGCCGGCTCTCCGCTGCTGTTCCAGGAAGAGCATGTTGACGGCGTCATTCTTCTCTCCCCGATGAGGGAGGAGGAGGATCGCAAGGAGCTGGAGAAGCGGGGCATCCCCTATGTGATGGTCGATCATCAGCATCCGGCTCCGGCCGTGCCGGCCATCGTCGTGGACAACTACGCCGGGGCGCTGATGGCGACGAACCATCTCATCGGGCTCGGGCATCGGGAGATCGCCCATATCGCCGGCCCGGAGCTGTTCCTCAGCAGCCGCGAGCGGGAGAGGGGATTCAGGCAGGCGATGCTCGAGGCGGGCTTGGAGCCGTTCTCGGTCGAGCCGGGCCAGTTCCAGATCTCGTCGGGGCTGGAAGCGGCCGACAGATGGATCTCGGCGGGAAGACTGCCGACAGCGGTGTTCGCCGCGGACGACTATACCGCTCTGGGCATGATGGATGCCTTCAAGACGGCGGGCATCCGCATTCCGCAGGATGTGTCGGTCGTCGGCTTCGACGACCAGATCATCGCCTCGCAGTTCCGGCCGAAGCTGACGACGGTGCGGCAGCCGGCGGAGGAGATCGGGCGGCGCGCGGTGGAGCTGCTGCTCGCTTCGCTCGGAGGCGGACGAGCGGAGCAGCTCGAGCTGAAGCCGGAGCTGGTCGTGCGCGAATCGACGTCGCCGCCGACCGGCGGATAG
- a CDS encoding sugar ABC transporter substrate-binding protein, giving the protein MNTTEKAGPLANSAAKPAGKLAKSAAAAALLTVVLSGCSGSGNSGGDTVTITHYTIDSPDRTFVEKLIPDFEAKHPGIKIKVTKAPYEQFDSKLQSAIAAKNSPDVTSQWGYGGFMEYYNKGMLMDLSPYLGDFKAADYHIPDNVMKIYEVGGKTYGIPLNSYVSVLLYNKDMFDKAGLSYPPTDYEDKSWTFDKMVEDAKAMTVDSKNLAEAQYGLDFGFGERDQRPQYFGANVYSDDTWTNGGKPSQVNLDKPEVIDAYKKIYGLIWDQHVSPSPAFSKSVAGQFGDPFLSGKIGMSVVGSWSLAASSDFNFKVGVAAVPQGPNPKVRSVLYIDPLFVLKDSKHPKEALEWIKYLVSTEVQKKSIDLSGGNPPVNQEAAEAYYAHFDGIDAAQIKQVYEGAYKYGFESYNHLIDNYSQINELFINELASVENGDKKPEEVLPGLQQKLQKLLGRVNK; this is encoded by the coding sequence ATGAACACTACCGAAAAAGCAGGTCCGCTCGCCAACAGCGCAGCCAAGCCTGCAGGAAAACTCGCCAAATCGGCCGCCGCCGCAGCGCTCCTGACGGTTGTCCTGTCCGGCTGCTCCGGCAGCGGCAATTCGGGAGGCGATACGGTCACCATCACGCATTATACGATCGATTCCCCGGACCGCACGTTCGTGGAGAAGCTCATTCCAGACTTTGAAGCCAAGCATCCCGGCATCAAGATCAAGGTGACCAAGGCCCCCTACGAGCAGTTCGATTCCAAGCTGCAGTCGGCGATCGCGGCCAAAAATTCGCCTGACGTCACCTCCCAGTGGGGATACGGCGGATTCATGGAGTATTACAATAAAGGCATGCTGATGGATCTCTCGCCTTATCTCGGGGACTTCAAGGCTGCCGACTATCATATTCCGGACAACGTGATGAAGATTTACGAGGTCGGCGGCAAGACATACGGAATTCCGCTGAACAGCTATGTGTCCGTCCTGCTGTACAACAAGGATATGTTCGACAAGGCCGGACTCTCCTATCCGCCGACGGATTACGAGGACAAGAGCTGGACGTTTGATAAAATGGTGGAGGACGCCAAGGCGATGACGGTCGACTCCAAAAATCTGGCGGAAGCCCAGTACGGCCTCGACTTCGGCTTCGGGGAGCGGGACCAGCGCCCTCAATACTTCGGCGCCAATGTCTACTCGGACGATACGTGGACAAACGGCGGCAAGCCGTCCCAGGTCAATCTCGACAAGCCTGAGGTTATCGACGCCTACAAGAAGATATACGGCCTCATCTGGGATCAGCATGTCTCGCCTTCGCCGGCGTTCAGCAAATCCGTCGCAGGACAATTCGGCGATCCGTTCCTCTCCGGCAAGATCGGCATGTCCGTCGTCGGCTCGTGGAGCTTGGCCGCATCGAGCGACTTCAACTTCAAGGTCGGCGTAGCGGCCGTTCCGCAGGGGCCGAATCCGAAGGTGCGCAGCGTCCTCTATATCGATCCGTTGTTCGTGCTCAAGGATTCCAAGCATCCGAAGGAAGCGCTGGAATGGATCAAGTATCTCGTATCCACCGAGGTGCAGAAGAAGTCCATCGACTTGTCCGGCGGCAACCCGCCCGTCAACCAGGAGGCGGCGGAGGCGTACTACGCGCACTTCGACGGCATCGATGCGGCGCAGATCAAGCAGGTGTACGAGGGCGCATACAAATACGGATTTGAATCGTATAACCATCTGATCGACAACTATTCCCAAATCAACGAGCTGTTCATCAACGAGCTGGCGAGCGTCGAGAACGGCGACAAGAAGCCGGAGGAAGTGCTGCCGGGACTTCAGCAAAAACTGCAGAAGCTGCTCGGCCGGGTCAACAAGTAG
- a CDS encoding carbohydrate ABC transporter permease has protein sequence MSPSATAGLQAQPASRAGRREQLWSKAVSLILLLLVTAAMLSPLAFMVSTSLKTSKELLIYPPQLLPDAPAWGNYAELFRNGEIKFGQQYMNSLIVAVSAVVGTVLSSALVAFGFARYRTKASGFLFLLVLSTMMLPYPAIMIPQFLLFTKLGLHDSLLPLILPNFFGSAYMIFLLKQFFSTMPSELYEAGRIDGCSEFRLFWNLTLPLAGPAMATVAIFTFIGSWNDLLTPVLYLDSQENFTLPIGLASMMSSKFRLAPWNLLMAASMLTAVPIILLFAVAQRRFVEGIVLTGIK, from the coding sequence ATGAGTCCATCCGCAACCGCCGGCCTGCAGGCCCAGCCTGCCTCCCGCGCCGGACGAAGAGAGCAGCTCTGGAGCAAGGCCGTCAGCCTGATCCTGCTGCTGCTGGTCACCGCGGCGATGCTGTCGCCGCTCGCCTTCATGGTGTCGACCTCGCTCAAGACGAGCAAGGAGCTTCTGATCTATCCGCCGCAGCTGCTCCCGGACGCGCCGGCTTGGGGCAACTACGCCGAGCTGTTCCGCAACGGCGAGATCAAGTTCGGCCAGCAGTACATGAACAGCCTCATCGTCGCCGTATCCGCCGTCGTCGGCACCGTCCTGAGCTCGGCGCTGGTCGCCTTCGGCTTTGCCCGTTACCGGACCAAGGCCAGCGGTTTCCTCTTCCTGCTCGTGCTCAGCACGATGATGCTTCCTTATCCGGCCATCATGATTCCCCAATTCCTGCTCTTCACGAAGCTCGGCCTTCACGATTCGCTGCTGCCGCTCATCCTGCCCAACTTCTTCGGCTCGGCGTACATGATTTTTCTGCTCAAGCAGTTCTTCTCCACGATGCCTTCCGAGCTGTACGAGGCGGGACGGATCGACGGCTGCAGCGAATTCCGGCTGTTCTGGAACCTGACGCTGCCGCTGGCCGGGCCAGCCATGGCGACAGTGGCCATCTTCACCTTCATCGGCAGCTGGAACGACCTGCTCACGCCGGTGCTCTACCTGGATTCCCAGGAGAACTTCACGCTGCCGATCGGCCTCGCCTCGATGATGTCCTCCAAGTTCCGGCTCGCTCCATGGAACCTGCTCATGGCCGCATCGATGCTGACGGCGGTGCCGATCATTCTCCTGTTCGCCGTCGCGCAGCGAAGGTTCGTGGAAGGAATCGTCCTGACCGGAATCAAGTAG
- a CDS encoding sugar ABC transporter permease, whose translation MMKRTIGASQSRAFYAFISPWLIGFAVLTLLPILASLYYSFTDYDVIHAPAWVGLGNFRELFHDEQFWNSISVTLKYTFISVPLTLLLSLLLAILINQKVPFQGFFRTAIYFPSMISGVAMSLLFTWIFNPQAGPFNYVLSLFGMDPIPWLLDERFALWALIVMSLWGMGAGMLIFLAGLQGVPASLLEAARLDGAGRLRSFWHVTLPMISPVFLFQLIVGIIDSFQVFTQAYTITQGGPNYTTWFYVYNIYISAFKNFRYGYASAMAWLLLAAVLLITWFILKASNRFVYYEGSR comes from the coding sequence ATGATGAAAAGAACGATCGGAGCCTCCCAAAGCCGAGCCTTTTACGCGTTCATATCGCCCTGGCTGATCGGCTTTGCGGTGCTCACCTTGCTTCCCATCCTCGCCTCGCTGTACTACAGCTTCACCGATTACGACGTCATCCACGCCCCGGCATGGGTCGGGCTGGGCAACTTCCGCGAGCTGTTCCATGACGAGCAGTTCTGGAATTCCATCTCCGTCACGCTCAAGTACACGTTCATCAGCGTCCCGCTCACTCTGCTCCTGTCCTTGCTGCTCGCCATCCTCATCAATCAGAAGGTTCCTTTTCAAGGCTTTTTCCGAACCGCGATCTACTTCCCGAGCATGATTTCCGGCGTCGCCATGTCGCTGCTGTTCACCTGGATCTTCAATCCGCAGGCCGGCCCGTTCAACTATGTGCTGTCCCTGTTCGGCATGGACCCGATTCCTTGGCTGCTCGACGAGCGGTTCGCGCTATGGGCGCTGATCGTCATGTCGCTCTGGGGAATGGGAGCGGGCATGCTGATCTTCCTCGCGGGGCTCCAGGGCGTTCCCGCCTCGCTGCTCGAAGCCGCGCGCCTCGATGGGGCGGGCAGGCTGCGATCCTTCTGGCATGTGACGCTGCCGATGATATCTCCCGTCTTCCTGTTCCAGCTCATCGTCGGCATCATCGATTCGTTCCAGGTGTTCACGCAGGCCTACACCATCACCCAAGGGGGCCCCAACTACACGACCTGGTTCTACGTCTACAACATTTATATAAGCGCTTTCAAAAACTTCCGCTACGGCTACGCATCCGCCATGGCGTGGCTCCTGCTCGCAGCCGTGCTGCTCATCACCTGGTTCATCCTCAAGGCGTCGAACCGCTTTGTCTACTACGAAGGGAGCCGCTGA
- a CDS encoding cellulase family glycosylhydrolase, translating to MESRQQEVEGWVRAEGKRLVNGRGEDLILRGTGLGSWLLPEGYMWKLPEGGDRPRRIERMVSDLIGEEESVAFWRTYRDRYTAEADIRQMAMEGFNSVRVPFNARMLLEGERNAQGYNDEALKLLDDVIGWCRTWKLYVILDMHGAPGGQTGANIDDSEKDLPELYISPEHRQAAIDMWRMLAERYRDEWIVAGYDLLNEPLPEYHGQYNGEAQPLYRDMIAAIREVDERHLIILEGVHWSTDWSIFTEKLDGNVLYQFHKYWNNPDTESIRKYLEFRDDWNVPIFMGEGGENDLDWYVGAFRLFEDHGISWNFWTWKKMDTVNSPCSVAKPAGWEKLGAYLDGGEKPDASEARAILGAYLDGLPLEACGYHPEVVHALFRRLPVRIPAIHYGYEGAGIGFGSMGAKEWESGYRKEDGMEIRDLDGRPKLPPTEPGWHRWDTEGGLCLELKDGEWAAYDVTVRGGSGAAETDKGDEAHSAEAARYRLKLHAIALDPAGAAAVELDGHPLAELSPAEGWDAAVQEAELPALEEGAHRIVVKARGASLRLESLVFEQI from the coding sequence ATGGAGAGCCGTCAGCAGGAAGTGGAAGGCTGGGTAAGGGCGGAAGGAAAGCGGCTGGTCAACGGCAGAGGCGAGGATCTGATCCTGCGCGGAACAGGGCTCGGAAGCTGGCTGCTGCCGGAGGGCTATATGTGGAAGCTGCCCGAGGGCGGCGACCGGCCGCGGCGCATCGAGCGCATGGTGTCCGATCTGATCGGGGAAGAGGAGTCCGTGGCTTTCTGGCGGACGTACCGTGACCGCTATACCGCCGAGGCAGATATCCGGCAGATGGCGATGGAAGGATTCAACTCCGTGCGGGTTCCCTTCAATGCGAGGATGCTGCTGGAAGGAGAGCGGAATGCCCAAGGCTACAATGATGAAGCGCTGAAGCTGCTCGATGACGTCATCGGGTGGTGCCGCACATGGAAGCTGTATGTCATTCTGGACATGCACGGAGCGCCGGGCGGCCAGACGGGGGCCAATATCGACGATTCCGAGAAGGATCTGCCCGAGCTGTACATATCTCCGGAGCATCGGCAGGCGGCCATCGACATGTGGCGCATGCTGGCCGAGCGCTACCGCGACGAGTGGATCGTGGCGGGTTACGACCTGTTGAACGAGCCGCTGCCGGAGTATCACGGACAGTACAACGGAGAAGCCCAGCCGCTGTACCGGGACATGATCGCCGCCATCCGCGAGGTCGACGAGCGCCATCTGATCATCCTGGAGGGCGTCCATTGGTCGACCGACTGGTCGATCTTCACCGAGAAGCTGGACGGCAACGTGCTCTATCAGTTCCACAAATACTGGAACAACCCGGATACGGAAAGCATCCGCAAGTACCTCGAATTCCGCGATGATTGGAATGTGCCGATCTTCATGGGAGAGGGCGGGGAGAACGACCTGGACTGGTATGTTGGAGCGTTCCGGTTATTCGAGGACCACGGCATCAGCTGGAATTTCTGGACGTGGAAGAAGATGGACACGGTCAATTCCCCATGCTCGGTGGCCAAGCCGGCCGGCTGGGAGAAGCTCGGCGCCTATCTGGACGGCGGAGAGAAGCCGGATGCGTCCGAGGCCCGCGCCATTCTGGGCGCTTACCTGGATGGCCTCCCGCTGGAGGCATGCGGCTATCATCCGGAAGTCGTACACGCGTTGTTCCGAAGGCTGCCGGTCCGCATCCCGGCCATCCATTACGGTTACGAGGGAGCGGGCATCGGCTTCGGAAGCATGGGCGCCAAGGAATGGGAGAGCGGCTACCGCAAGGAAGACGGCATGGAGATCCGCGATCTCGACGGCCGTCCGAAGCTTCCTCCGACGGAGCCGGGCTGGCATCGCTGGGATACTGAGGGTGGGCTCTGCCTTGAGCTGAAGGATGGCGAATGGGCGGCATATGACGTTACCGTCCGCGGCGGATCCGGGGCTGCGGAGACGGATAAGGGTGACGAAGCGCATTCGGCCGAAGCAGCGAGGTACCGGCTGAAGCTCCACGCGATCGCTCTCGATCCGGCCGGAGCGGCGGCGGTCGAGCTGGACGGGCATCCGCTTGCGGAGCTGTCTCCGGCAGAAGGCTGGGACGCAGCCGTCCAGGAGGCTGAGCTGCCGGCTCTGGAGGAAGGCGCGCATCGGATTGTCGTCAAGGCTCGGGGAGCCTCCCTGCGGCTGGAATCCCTTGTGTTTGAGCAGATTTGA